The Methanobacteriaceae archaeon DNA window GGATATAGATCTCCAGGAGGTATTGGTGTGCGGGTAGATAGTGGAGTATACATGAATTATTCCATACCCACGTTCTATGATTCCATGATTTCTAAACTTATTGTATGGGGTAGAACACGTAACGAAGCTATTAATCGTATGGAAAGGGCCCTAAGCGAATATGTAATTTTAGGAGTCAAAACAACCATTCCTTTCCATAAAGCCATGATGAGAAGCCCTGATTTTAGAGCAGGAAAACTTAACACCCATTTTGTCGATGAACACCGTAAAGGAATCATGGAAGAGATGGAAAAAATAGTTCTAGAGGACAAAGAAAGAGTTAACCGTTTAAAATCCACTTTCTTGCCAAATAAAAAAGTTGCTGCCATAACCGCAGCTGTGGAAAATTATAGGAGTACTGCTCAATCCCAGCAGAAGCAAAAATAATCCCTTACATTTTTTAAAAATATTATGTTGAATTAATTTAGATATTGAATTAAAATTATTAATTAAAGTCAATTTCGGTAAAATGAATTAAATCAGACTTAAAATAATCATATGGTTATAAAAGGGGTTTTAACATGCAGGAGCAAATATTAGAAATTTTATATGCAAATGATGGAAAATATGTTTTACTTGAAGAAATTACTTCTCTACTTAATATCAATACAAAAGAATTAAAAGAAAACATTGAATCTTTGAAAGAAAAGGGATATGACTTTAATTCGTCACCGGAAGTAGGAATACAATTAGTTGAATCACCAAACCTCATTTTGCCCTATGAAGTAAAAAGAGGCCTTGAAACAGATTATATCGGTCAGAATATTCATTATTTTAGCGAAATTGACTCAACCAATAATGTAGCTAAAAAAATGGCTGAAGAAGGTGCCCCAGAAGGTACAATAATAATTGCAGAAACCCAAACTCGTGGAAGAGGTCGCAGAGGTAAACAGTGGATATCACCCGCTGGAGGAGTCTGGATGTCAATAATACTACGCCCCCAAATTCCCCCATCAGAGGCCCCTCAATTAACTCTTATGACTGGAGTGGCAGTAGCTAAAGCTATAAAAAATAAATTTGGGCTTGATGTGGGAATTAAATGGCCCAATGATATATTAATTGGTTCTAAAAAGGTTTGTGGAATATTAACCGAGGCAAATGCTAAATTCAGCACAATTGATTACGTGGTTGTGGGAATTGGAATTGATGCTAATGTGAATACTGAAAATTTTCCATCAGATGTTCAAAAAAGTGCAACGTCTCTTAAGAAAGAATTAAATGAAGATATTATGGGTCCAGAATTAGTTCAAGAATTTTTAAAAATATTTGAAGATACTTACAACGAATTTAAAGAAGGTAATTTCCCAGAAATACTTGGTGAATGGCGAAGAATGTCTAAAACTATAGGAAGCCGTGTTGAAGTTCGAAAACAGCTGGGAAAAATAGTTAGGGGAGAAGCTGTTGGTATAACAAATGAAGGAGCACTTATTTTAGAATTAGACAATGGTAATCTTCGTAAAGTAATATCTGGTGAATGTCTTCACATTTAAAAAAATAGTCTCTGATAAAGCTTTAAAAAAAACTTAAATTTTAAAAAACTTAAAAAAGCAAAATTATTTTTTATTTTTTAATTTTTTCACTATTATTTTTATTATATCTGTTTTTATTATATTAATTATCATTAGTTTATCCTGATGATTTTTGTAATTATTTGGATTTAATAATAACCTGCCCTGAAACTTCAAATTTCTTTTCTAAGTCCTGAAAGTCCAGAGCATTCCCATTACAGCTTACTTCAAATTCGACACTGAGAAATTTTTGCACTACATTTAAATTAGTTAGGGTATGCATTGTCAAATTAGATATTTCTACCTCAGATTTTCCGGCCATAGCCATGTAAGGGATGATTTGATCACCCATGTGCTCATCAAGAGCAGATTTAGTTTTAAGAGAGTTCAATAATTCATTTGCAGCTTCTTCCCCCACAGTCTCTGCAGGTTTACCT harbors:
- a CDS encoding biotin--[acetyl-CoA-carboxylase] ligase, coding for MQEQILEILYANDGKYVLLEEITSLLNINTKELKENIESLKEKGYDFNSSPEVGIQLVESPNLILPYEVKRGLETDYIGQNIHYFSEIDSTNNVAKKMAEEGAPEGTIIIAETQTRGRGRRGKQWISPAGGVWMSIILRPQIPPSEAPQLTLMTGVAVAKAIKNKFGLDVGIKWPNDILIGSKKVCGILTEANAKFSTIDYVVVGIGIDANVNTENFPSDVQKSATSLKKELNEDIMGPELVQEFLKIFEDTYNEFKEGNFPEILGEWRRMSKTIGSRVEVRKQLGKIVRGEAVGITNEGALILELDNGNLRKVISGECLHI